The Noviherbaspirillum saxi genome includes a window with the following:
- the ispE gene encoding 4-(cytidine 5'-diphospho)-2-C-methyl-D-erythritol kinase produces the protein MARTLNNCPAPAKLNLFLHVTGRRADGYHLLQTAFQLLDHGDMLHFSTRDDGRIRRTTEVDGVPEASDLIVRAARLLQAKSSTRLGADIAIDKRLPMGGGLGGGSSDAATTLIVLNHLWQTGFDRTELMQLGLQLGADVPFFIFGQNAFAEGVGEALAPLATPECWYVVIEPGVAAPTAAIFSDPELTRDTKPVRITDFPEASTGFGKNDLQVVATRLFPPIAEALKWLRQFGDARMTGSGACVFCAFFQEHEAEQVLQAVRSTGSRNWKAWKAKSIERHPLSNLLGS, from the coding sequence ATGGCAAGAACACTGAACAACTGCCCAGCGCCGGCCAAGCTCAATCTGTTCCTGCATGTCACCGGGCGCCGCGCAGACGGCTACCATTTGCTGCAGACGGCTTTCCAGTTGCTGGATCATGGCGACATGCTGCATTTCTCCACGCGCGACGACGGCCGTATACGACGCACCACCGAAGTCGATGGCGTACCGGAGGCATCGGATCTGATCGTGCGTGCCGCTCGACTGCTGCAAGCGAAAAGCAGCACCCGTCTAGGCGCGGATATCGCCATCGACAAGCGTCTGCCCATGGGCGGCGGCTTGGGCGGCGGCTCTTCCGATGCAGCAACGACCCTCATTGTCCTCAATCATCTGTGGCAAACCGGTTTTGACCGCACCGAGCTGATGCAACTGGGACTGCAACTTGGTGCCGATGTGCCATTCTTTATTTTTGGACAAAACGCGTTTGCCGAAGGTGTAGGAGAAGCGCTGGCTCCGCTAGCCACTCCGGAGTGCTGGTATGTTGTGATCGAACCCGGCGTCGCGGCACCGACTGCCGCGATATTTTCTGATCCGGAATTGACAAGGGATACGAAACCCGTCAGAATAACGGACTTTCCTGAGGCATCCACCGGCTTCGGAAAGAACGACCTGCAAGTCGTGGCAACAAGGCTGTTTCCGCCGATTGCCGAAGCCTTGAAATGGCTGCGGCAGTTTGGAGATGCCAGGATGACCGGTTCGGGTGCATGTGTGTTCTGTGCGTTTTTTCAGGAACACGAAGCCGAGCAAGTATTGCAAGCTGTACGCAGTACCGGATCCAGGAATTGGAAAGCATGGAAAGCCAAGTCGATCGAGCGTCACCCGCTCTCGAATTTGCTAGGCTCGTAA
- the lolB gene encoding lipoprotein insertase outer membrane protein LolB, producing the protein MMRWHIGRRTAAAALSVLAAGCASLVPPASTTGPEISATVAAPLRTFQDKLDLAGRLSVRYQGERREEALHGSFTWAQSPARTTVTLLSPLGQTVAVIDVTAQGAKLTQAGQAVRTASDVDTLTAEALGWPLPVSGMRQWLQGFGLDGSGQHFVATPRNSDITTREGWRIRYANWQDEASPQSLPRRIDLARSTEQAGDVSIRIVIDTWQEH; encoded by the coding sequence ATGATGCGCTGGCATATAGGGCGCCGCACAGCAGCTGCGGCGCTTTCGGTGCTGGCTGCGGGTTGCGCAAGCCTTGTGCCGCCGGCGTCGACCACCGGACCAGAGATTTCGGCGACTGTGGCAGCGCCGTTGCGCACATTCCAGGACAAGCTTGATCTGGCAGGCCGCCTGTCCGTGCGCTATCAGGGCGAACGCCGGGAAGAAGCCCTGCATGGCAGCTTTACCTGGGCGCAGTCTCCGGCACGAACAACTGTGACACTGCTTTCCCCGCTAGGTCAGACCGTCGCGGTCATCGACGTGACTGCTCAAGGCGCCAAACTGACGCAGGCCGGCCAAGCGGTGCGAACTGCATCCGATGTCGACACCCTGACGGCGGAAGCATTGGGGTGGCCGCTTCCGGTATCGGGCATGCGCCAGTGGCTGCAAGGTTTCGGCCTGGATGGATCGGGCCAGCACTTCGTTGCAACGCCTCGCAACAGTGACATCACGACGCGCGAAGGCTGGCGCATTCGCTATGCAAACTGGCAAGACGAGGCTTCGCCGCAAAGCCTTCCGCGCCGCATTGACCTCGCGCGATCCACCGAACAGGCAGGCGACGTTTCCATTCGCATCGTGATCGACACATGGCAAGAACACTGA
- a CDS encoding tetratricopeptide repeat protein produces MKNTLLIVTLPLVLSACAAVGPQPMPQSGSGAPATVTADNKTAGNPGAIARRPVSASADQKEEDALPSVALTEELLYKLLTSEIALQRGDWQSAYVTTLSAAQQTRDPRLAKRAAEIALSAKQADEALSAVRLWRSLAPNSEEAAQYYLSFVILSDNLAEAKPILEQRMQEARPQTRGLLAFQMQRLLARAKDKAAAFTLLEQVLAPYLDMTESHLALAQGAFAAGDNERARREAQLALKAKPDSEIAVLALAQVTPDKAEANRIIADFIAKNPKAREVRLAYARTLVEDKKYTAARAQFEALLKEQPQDLTALYALGVLEVQANELPAAEKHLTTYLNVLAANPDEERDPSQALLLLAQIAEERKDGEAVLKWLSQIEPGENYLNAQVKRAQVIAKRGDLIGARKVLHETPVNGEREQSQMVLAEAQLLRDANRLPDALDVLKTGLKKFPDNTDLLYDYAMIAEKSSQWEVMETALRKIMQLAPSNHHAYNALGYSLAERNIRLDEAYVLIEKALKLAPDDPFIMDSMGWIQFRLGKLKDAEASLRRAYELRPDVEIAAHLGEVLWVKGQKDDAQKLWRDAQTKDPQNDTLKSTLARLNVNL; encoded by the coding sequence TTGAAAAACACTCTTCTTATTGTAACGCTGCCTCTTGTGTTGTCAGCCTGCGCGGCAGTCGGCCCGCAGCCAATGCCACAATCAGGCTCCGGCGCACCGGCAACCGTTACCGCCGATAACAAAACGGCTGGCAATCCAGGCGCAATTGCACGCCGCCCCGTGTCGGCATCTGCCGACCAGAAAGAAGAAGACGCGTTGCCGTCCGTGGCGTTGACCGAGGAACTCCTGTACAAGCTCCTGACCTCGGAAATCGCACTCCAGCGTGGCGACTGGCAGAGCGCATACGTCACCACACTATCCGCCGCACAGCAGACGCGCGATCCACGCCTCGCCAAGCGTGCTGCTGAAATTGCTCTCAGCGCCAAACAGGCCGACGAAGCTCTGAGCGCGGTACGTCTATGGCGCAGCCTGGCACCGAATTCCGAGGAAGCGGCTCAATACTACCTGAGCTTCGTCATCCTTAGCGACAATCTGGCGGAAGCCAAACCCATTCTCGAACAACGCATGCAGGAAGCGCGTCCGCAGACGCGCGGCCTGCTCGCTTTTCAGATGCAGCGCCTGCTGGCGCGCGCCAAGGACAAGGCTGCAGCATTCACATTGCTGGAGCAGGTGCTGGCGCCCTATCTGGACATGACAGAATCGCATCTGGCTTTGGCGCAAGGCGCCTTTGCAGCCGGCGACAATGAACGGGCAAGACGGGAAGCGCAACTGGCATTGAAGGCGAAACCGGATTCTGAAATCGCGGTACTGGCCCTGGCGCAAGTCACCCCGGACAAAGCCGAAGCCAACCGTATCATTGCAGACTTCATTGCCAAGAATCCGAAGGCACGTGAAGTGCGCCTGGCATATGCACGCACACTGGTCGAAGACAAGAAATACACTGCCGCCCGCGCGCAGTTCGAGGCACTGTTAAAAGAACAACCGCAGGATCTGACCGCGCTGTATGCGCTTGGCGTCCTGGAAGTGCAGGCCAATGAATTGCCCGCAGCGGAAAAGCACCTGACTACTTACCTCAATGTCCTGGCGGCAAACCCGGATGAAGAGCGTGATCCGTCGCAAGCCTTGCTGCTCCTTGCGCAGATTGCCGAAGAACGCAAGGACGGGGAAGCCGTGCTGAAATGGCTGTCGCAAATCGAACCCGGCGAAAATTACCTGAATGCACAGGTCAAGCGTGCGCAAGTGATCGCCAAGCGCGGCGACCTTATCGGCGCGCGCAAGGTCTTGCACGAAACTCCGGTCAATGGCGAACGCGAACAATCGCAAATGGTGCTGGCCGAAGCCCAACTGCTGCGCGATGCGAACCGTTTGCCGGATGCGCTGGATGTGCTCAAGACCGGCCTCAAGAAATTTCCCGACAATACCGACCTGCTGTATGACTACGCAATGATTGCCGAGAAGAGCAGTCAGTGGGAAGTCATGGAAACCGCGCTGCGCAAGATCATGCAGCTTGCACCGTCGAATCATCATGCCTACAACGCACTGGGCTATTCGCTGGCCGAGCGCAATATCCGGCTCGACGAGGCATATGTCCTGATAGAAAAAGCGCTCAAGCTTGCTCCCGATGATCCTTTCATCATGGATAGCATGGGATGGATTCAATTTCGGCTTGGAAAGTTGAAGGATGCCGAAGCCTCCCTGCGCCGCGCCTATGAGCTGAGACCGGACGTGGAAATCGCTGCGCATCTTGGCGAAGTGCTATGGGTAAAAGGCCAGAAAGACGATGCGCAGAAATTATGGCGCGACGCCCAGACCAAGGACCCGCAAAACGATACCCTCAAGAGCACGCTGGCCCGGCTCAACGTCAACCTATGA
- the mutM gene encoding bifunctional DNA-formamidopyrimidine glycosylase/DNA-(apurinic or apyrimidinic site) lyase: protein MPELPEVEVTRRGVAPHLEGRIVTGVSLRHTGLRWPFPANLGQLLAGRRIINTGRRGKYLLIGFEHGTLIVHLGMSGHLRILPQSTPAQKHDHFDLEVGDQLLRMTDPRRFGAVLWHGHDEGLIDEHILLRGLGVEPLDDAFNALLLYRGTRKRRSAIKQVLLAGDIVVGVGNIYASESLFKAGINPKVAADRIGLARYEKLATAIRETLAAAIEQGGSTLRDFMAADGQPGYFQQSYFVYDRAGLPCRVCGGEVRQLKQGQRSTFYCPNCQK from the coding sequence ATGCCTGAATTACCCGAAGTAGAGGTTACCCGGCGCGGCGTTGCGCCCCATCTCGAGGGCCGTATCGTTACCGGGGTTAGCTTGCGTCATACCGGCTTGCGCTGGCCGTTCCCGGCAAATCTCGGTCAGCTTCTGGCCGGGCGCCGCATCATCAACACCGGCCGTCGCGGAAAATACCTGCTGATCGGCTTCGAGCACGGTACGCTGATCGTCCATCTTGGCATGTCAGGGCATTTGCGTATCCTGCCGCAATCGACGCCGGCACAGAAGCACGATCACTTCGACCTCGAAGTCGGCGACCAGTTGCTGCGCATGACCGATCCGCGGCGATTTGGTGCGGTACTCTGGCATGGCCACGACGAAGGATTGATTGACGAACATATACTACTGCGCGGACTCGGCGTAGAGCCGTTGGACGATGCCTTCAACGCACTACTGCTTTACCGTGGAACTCGCAAACGCAGGTCGGCCATCAAGCAAGTGTTGCTTGCTGGAGACATTGTGGTCGGCGTAGGAAATATCTATGCGTCGGAAAGCCTGTTCAAGGCCGGCATCAATCCCAAGGTGGCTGCCGACCGCATCGGATTGGCGCGTTACGAAAAGCTCGCGACAGCAATCAGGGAAACGCTGGCTGCCGCCATAGAGCAGGGCGGCAGCACTCTGCGCGATTTCATGGCGGCCGATGGCCAGCCTGGTTATTTCCAGCAAAGCTATTTTGTCTATGATCGCGCCGGACTACCCTGCCGCGTTTGCGGCGGCGAAGTGCGGCAATTGAAGCAAGGCCAGCGTTCCACCTTTTATTGCCCAAATTGTCAAAAGTAA
- a CDS encoding dynamin family protein, whose translation MSNLVQKFQEYSRWRNDVLAALERYRTCVGASDLADAASDQRFSRLQTRLTDDKLSIAFVAEFSRGKSELINAIFFADYGQRILPSSAGRTTMCPTELLYDETFPPSIRLLPIETRAEAASTSDFKEQSHVWTVLPLDISSGEGMLEAFKQVSLTKRVSIDEAKRYGLYQEDDPDAALSVDQDGLVEISQWRHAIVNFPHPLLKQGLVIIDTPGLNAIGTEPELTLNLIPNAHAVLFILAADTGVTKSDIDVWRDHIGAGPARMVVLNKIDSMWDELRSAAEVEQQIVKQVATVAQTLNLDARQVFPISAQKGLVGKVNRDSELLAKSRLPALETALSEELIPSKQQIVRSQLLTEVNELTAAKQALLSARSRNVVEQLVELKSLRGKNQNIIEHMMKRVDLEKKEFDGSLLKLQGTRAVFTRLSTEVFTSLGMDILKEDIVRTRDAMGKSKFSIGLRAAVKDFFAQIQKNLATSGGKTEEITEMMTVMYRKFSTEHGLALSSPMPFSLEKYRKEIELIEGVYHKQFGTATLMTTPQVVLMTKFFDSIASRVKQSFLQANRDVEAWLKVVMAPLEAQIWEHKSQLKKRKQSIERIHMATESLEEKLEVLGIMQGDLEQQKHALLQLEAELKDAIEAKLAALKAAA comes from the coding sequence GTGAGTAATCTCGTACAAAAGTTCCAGGAATACAGCCGCTGGCGCAACGACGTGCTGGCTGCACTGGAACGCTATCGCACCTGCGTCGGCGCGTCGGACTTGGCGGATGCCGCCAGCGATCAGCGTTTTTCGCGCCTGCAGACGAGGCTCACTGATGACAAGCTGTCAATAGCTTTCGTGGCCGAATTTTCCCGCGGCAAATCCGAACTGATCAATGCGATCTTTTTTGCCGATTACGGCCAGCGCATTCTTCCTTCCTCGGCCGGTCGCACAACGATGTGTCCGACCGAGTTACTGTACGACGAAACCTTCCCGCCCTCCATCCGTCTGCTGCCTATCGAGACCCGCGCCGAAGCCGCATCGACCAGCGATTTCAAGGAACAGAGCCATGTCTGGACCGTGCTGCCGCTCGATATTTCTTCCGGCGAAGGCATGCTGGAAGCATTCAAGCAGGTCAGCCTGACCAAGCGCGTATCCATCGACGAAGCCAAGCGTTACGGCTTGTATCAGGAAGATGACCCGGATGCGGCGCTGTCGGTGGATCAGGATGGCCTGGTCGAGATTTCGCAATGGCGCCATGCGATCGTCAATTTTCCGCATCCCTTGCTCAAGCAAGGCCTGGTGATCATCGACACCCCTGGTCTCAATGCGATCGGTACCGAACCGGAACTGACGCTGAACCTGATTCCGAACGCGCATGCGGTGCTATTCATTCTGGCTGCCGATACCGGTGTCACCAAGAGCGATATCGATGTCTGGCGCGACCATATCGGCGCCGGGCCGGCCCGCATGGTGGTATTGAACAAGATCGACAGCATGTGGGACGAGCTGCGGTCGGCAGCCGAGGTTGAGCAGCAGATCGTCAAGCAGGTCGCAACCGTAGCGCAAACGCTGAACCTGGATGCGCGGCAGGTGTTTCCGATTTCGGCACAAAAAGGCTTGGTCGGCAAAGTCAACCGCGACAGTGAACTGCTTGCCAAGAGCCGCTTGCCGGCGCTGGAAACGGCACTGTCCGAAGAACTCATTCCAAGCAAACAGCAAATCGTGCGCAGTCAGTTGCTGACCGAGGTCAACGAGCTGACAGCGGCCAAACAGGCGCTGCTGTCTGCGCGTTCGCGTAATGTGGTCGAGCAGTTGGTGGAACTGAAAAGCCTGCGCGGCAAGAACCAGAACATCATCGAACACATGATGAAGCGGGTCGACCTTGAAAAGAAGGAGTTCGACGGCAGTCTGCTGAAGCTGCAAGGAACGCGTGCGGTATTCACCCGCTTGTCGACCGAGGTGTTTACCAGCCTGGGTATGGATATTCTGAAGGAAGATATCGTCCGTACCCGCGATGCGATGGGAAAAAGCAAGTTTTCCATCGGTCTGCGCGCAGCAGTGAAGGATTTCTTTGCACAAATCCAGAAAAATCTCGCGACTTCAGGCGGCAAGACAGAAGAAATCACGGAAATGATGACCGTCATGTACCGAAAGTTTTCGACCGAACATGGACTCGCATTGTCGTCTCCGATGCCGTTTTCGCTTGAAAAATACCGCAAGGAGATCGAATTGATCGAAGGCGTTTATCACAAGCAGTTTGGCACAGCGACGCTGATGACGACGCCGCAAGTCGTTTTGATGACCAAGTTCTTCGACTCGATCGCGTCCCGGGTCAAGCAAAGCTTTTTGCAGGCCAACCGCGATGTCGAGGCATGGTTGAAAGTCGTGATGGCGCCGCTCGAAGCGCAGATCTGGGAACACAAGTCCCAATTAAAAAAGCGCAAGCAGTCGATCGAGCGAATTCATATGGCAACCGAAAGCCTCGAAGAAAAGCTGGAAGTGCTGGGAATAATGCAGGGCGACCTCGAACAACAAAAACATGCATTGCTGCAGCTCGAGGCGGAACTCAAGGATGCCATCGAAGCAAAGCTGGCTGCATTGAAAGCCGCCGCATAA
- the mutY gene encoding A/G-specific adenine glycosylase, with the protein MKQVVGACSAPAGGTGKSVAAGLADPGFSEAVIRWQKQHGRHALPWQNTRDAYRIWLSEIMLQQTQVAAVIPYYQRFLNRFPDVRSLAAAPSEDVMSHWSGLGYYTRARNLHRCAQRVVEQYNGAFPSDPGLLAELPGIGRSTAAAISAFAYGTRAAILDGNVKRVFCRVFGVEGYPGAKPVEDLLWKRAVALLPQDGVESYTQGLMDLGATLCTRSRPACERCPLADRCVARATGRTHLLPERKPKKAVPEKSTTMMIVADADHVLLEQRPDSGIWGGLLTLPEISVLEPADLASGEIEAALYTAAEPYGIFDTYERLQPFTHVFTHFKLHVLPYQVCLTKRNAFAGQGNHVWYAIARLADAPLPAPVKKLLLAVFREPDLLSR; encoded by the coding sequence ATGAAGCAGGTTGTCGGGGCGTGCTCTGCCCCTGCCGGCGGTACGGGCAAGAGCGTCGCAGCGGGTCTGGCCGACCCGGGTTTTTCCGAAGCGGTCATCCGTTGGCAAAAGCAGCATGGACGCCATGCGCTGCCCTGGCAAAACACACGGGATGCCTATCGCATCTGGCTATCCGAGATCATGCTGCAGCAGACCCAGGTCGCGGCCGTGATTCCGTATTACCAGCGCTTTCTCAATCGATTTCCCGACGTGCGGTCGCTTGCGGCCGCGCCGTCCGAAGATGTCATGTCGCACTGGAGCGGCCTCGGCTATTACACCCGTGCCCGTAACCTGCACCGCTGCGCACAGCGCGTGGTTGAACAATATAACGGCGCTTTTCCTTCCGATCCTGGCCTGCTCGCGGAGTTGCCGGGCATCGGCCGTTCCACCGCTGCCGCGATCAGCGCATTTGCGTATGGTACGCGCGCAGCTATCCTCGATGGCAATGTCAAACGGGTGTTTTGCCGTGTCTTCGGCGTTGAAGGCTATCCGGGCGCCAAGCCGGTCGAAGACCTGCTATGGAAAAGGGCAGTGGCCTTGCTGCCGCAAGACGGCGTGGAATCCTATACCCAAGGCTTGATGGACTTGGGTGCGACGCTATGCACACGAAGCCGGCCCGCTTGCGAACGCTGTCCGTTGGCCGATCGTTGCGTTGCGCGCGCCACCGGGCGCACTCACCTTCTTCCGGAGCGCAAGCCGAAAAAGGCTGTTCCCGAAAAAAGCACGACGATGATGATCGTGGCGGACGCCGACCATGTATTGCTTGAACAGCGGCCGGACAGCGGCATATGGGGTGGGTTGCTGACCTTGCCTGAAATTTCGGTACTTGAGCCTGCCGATCTGGCAAGCGGCGAAATCGAAGCGGCGCTTTACACTGCAGCGGAGCCCTATGGGATTTTCGATACGTATGAACGGCTACAGCCGTTTACGCACGTGTTCACGCATTTCAAGCTGCATGTACTGCCGTATCAGGTATGCCTGACGAAGCGAAATGCATTTGCCGGGCAGGGAAACCATGTGTGGTATGCGATCGCGCGGCTTGCCGACGCACCCTTGCCGGCACCGGTAAAAAAGCTGCTGCTTGCCGTTTTTCGCGAGCCGGATCTGCTTTCGCGGTAG
- a CDS encoding GGDEF domain-containing protein has protein sequence MRTESINRRKNTQPVRIPQISPISLISLLYALSLYIFYRQGFISGQTFISVAAVVLGFVVLFYSVFRLGLNLRFEEPSLMLPQLVTSLLIMLIVAYLERATQIALVPFILIAFSFGIFRLSTGSLIGLSFGCLSSYLAIIVLRGQAEGFVDAFRADLVQWCVLALTLPGMILVGKQIQNLRQLLRATRYQLEHYEEKSARDELTGLYNRRQLQTELEQVKLQADTSSIPFTICLIDIDRFKEINDNNGHLTGDTILKEFAKTARDSIRDTDVLGRYGGDEFLQILPDTDLKGAVMHAERLRVYAHFLDFQKILAQKHISLSIGVAQYRNGEKITDLIARADAALYQAKQLGRNRVEWVSSE, from the coding sequence ATGCGGACAGAGTCCATCAACCGCAGAAAGAATACGCAACCCGTGCGTATCCCACAGATCTCGCCGATCAGCCTGATCTCGCTGCTGTACGCGCTGAGCTTGTATATTTTTTACCGACAGGGCTTCATCAGCGGTCAGACCTTCATCAGCGTCGCCGCAGTCGTCCTCGGGTTTGTCGTGCTGTTCTACAGCGTGTTCCGCCTGGGTCTGAATCTGCGCTTCGAGGAACCGAGCCTGATGTTGCCGCAGCTTGTGACCTCGCTGCTGATCATGCTGATCGTCGCTTATCTCGAACGCGCCACGCAGATTGCGCTGGTGCCGTTTATCCTGATCGCCTTTTCATTCGGTATCTTCCGCTTGTCCACGGGCTCGCTGATCGGTTTGTCTTTCGGCTGCCTTAGTTCTTATCTTGCCATTATTGTATTGCGCGGCCAGGCTGAAGGTTTTGTCGATGCGTTTCGCGCTGACCTGGTGCAATGGTGCGTGCTGGCCCTGACGCTGCCCGGCATGATCCTGGTCGGCAAGCAGATACAAAATCTGCGGCAATTGCTGCGTGCCACGCGCTATCAACTCGAACACTACGAAGAAAAATCAGCGCGCGATGAACTGACCGGCCTGTACAACAGGAGACAGCTGCAAACCGAGCTGGAGCAGGTCAAACTTCAGGCCGATACCTCATCGATACCGTTCACGATCTGCCTTATCGATATCGACCGTTTCAAGGAAATCAACGATAACAATGGACATCTCACCGGCGACACGATCCTGAAAGAGTTCGCCAAAACGGCGCGCGACAGTATCCGCGACACCGACGTGCTGGGCCGCTATGGCGGCGATGAATTCCTGCAAATTCTCCCGGACACCGATCTGAAAGGCGCAGTGATGCATGCCGAAAGGCTGCGCGTCTATGCGCATTTCCTCGACTTTCAAAAGATCCTCGCGCAGAAACACATCTCGCTGTCGATCGGCGTGGCCCAGTACCGTAATGGCGAAAAGATTACCGATCTGATTGCGCGGGCGGATGCCGCTCTGTACCAGGCCAAGCAACTGGGCCGCAATCGCGTCGAATGGGTAAGTTCCGAATAA
- a CDS encoding LON peptidase substrate-binding domain-containing protein: MPLTDSWLPLFPLKTVLFPGGVLPLKVFETRYIDMVRDCMKHNTPFGVVLIKAGQEVGMAAEPEGTGCLASIADWDMQNLGVMMLRTEGGERFRILETRVLSDQRLEARVEMMAADPVSPVSDIHVECAKMLKIVIDDIDAKGREEEGAKFISPFSQPARLDNASWVANRWCEILPIPLKARQKLLELDDAQTRLSIVHQYLQQHKIL; the protein is encoded by the coding sequence ATGCCGCTGACCGATTCCTGGCTTCCGCTGTTCCCGCTGAAGACAGTCCTGTTCCCGGGCGGCGTGTTGCCGCTCAAGGTGTTTGAAACGCGCTACATCGACATGGTGCGTGATTGCATGAAACACAACACGCCGTTTGGCGTGGTCCTGATCAAGGCCGGCCAGGAAGTAGGCATGGCAGCGGAGCCGGAGGGAACAGGTTGCCTGGCCAGCATCGCCGACTGGGACATGCAGAACCTAGGCGTGATGATGTTGCGTACGGAAGGCGGCGAGCGCTTTCGCATCCTTGAAACGCGCGTGCTTTCCGATCAGCGACTCGAGGCGCGCGTCGAGATGATGGCTGCCGATCCGGTATCGCCGGTCAGCGATATCCATGTGGAGTGCGCAAAGATGCTCAAGATCGTGATCGACGACATTGATGCCAAGGGGCGCGAGGAAGAAGGCGCCAAGTTTATCAGTCCGTTCTCGCAGCCGGCCAGGCTCGACAACGCGAGCTGGGTAGCCAATCGCTGGTGCGAAATCCTCCCGATACCATTGAAAGCCCGCCAAAAACTGCTCGAACTTGACGACGCGCAGACACGCTTGTCAATTGTTCATCAATATCTGCAGCAGCACAAAATTCTCTGA
- the rapZ gene encoding RNase adapter RapZ yields the protein MRIILITGISGSGKSVGLNALEDAGYFCVDNLPPKLLRHLVEIRLEENGDTLAVAMDARSADSLAGLPDDISLLKEEGHDVKVLFLTAKTESLITRFSETRRSHPLSHRVRPELGRAGQPTLTECILREREMMSAIEGIGHVIDTSGLSANKLRAWIKDLVETERTPLTLLFESFAFKFGVPLDADLVFDVRVLPNPFYDTTLRPYTGRDEPVIAFLDAQAHVAELLADIRNFVGKWLPAFKNDNRSYLTVAIGCTGGQHRSVYMVEQLARHFRASERVLLRHRELS from the coding sequence ATGCGTATCATTCTTATTACAGGCATTTCCGGCTCGGGAAAATCGGTCGGCTTGAATGCACTCGAAGACGCCGGATATTTCTGCGTTGATAATCTGCCGCCAAAGCTGCTGCGCCATCTCGTTGAAATCCGTCTCGAGGAAAACGGCGACACGCTGGCCGTTGCCATGGACGCGCGCAGTGCGGATTCCCTGGCCGGCCTGCCGGACGATATCAGCCTGCTCAAGGAAGAAGGCCACGATGTCAAGGTATTGTTTCTTACGGCAAAAACCGAATCGCTGATTACGCGCTTTTCCGAAACGCGACGCAGCCATCCCCTCTCGCATCGCGTACGACCCGAACTCGGACGAGCCGGCCAGCCAACACTGACCGAGTGCATTCTGCGTGAACGCGAAATGATGTCGGCAATCGAAGGGATCGGCCATGTGATCGATACTTCAGGACTGTCGGCCAACAAACTGCGCGCCTGGATCAAGGACCTGGTGGAAACCGAACGCACGCCGCTAACGCTGTTGTTCGAATCATTTGCCTTCAAGTTTGGCGTGCCGCTGGATGCGGACCTGGTATTTGATGTGCGCGTGTTGCCCAATCCCTTTTACGATACGACCTTGCGCCCCTACACCGGGCGCGATGAACCGGTGATCGCGTTTCTCGATGCGCAGGCACACGTTGCGGAACTGCTCGCCGACATCCGCAATTTTGTCGGGAAGTGGCTACCCGCTTTCAAGAACGACAATCGCAGTTATCTGACAGTGGCCATCGGCTGCACTGGCGGACAGCATCGATCAGTCTATATGGTCGAACAGCTTGCGCGGCATTTCCGCGCGTCCGAGCGCGTGCTGCTGCGCCATCGCGAACTTAGTTAA